In the genome of Serratia symbiotica (Periphyllus acericola), the window CAAAAGATGAATTCCGTCAGATGATTGAGCAGGATGCGTTTCTTGAGTACGCCGAAGTGTTCGGCAACTATTATGGTACCTCGCGCGCCACCATTAAGCAGGTGTTATCGACTGGCGTAGACGTCTTTCTAGATATCGATTGGCAGGGTGCGCAGAAAATCCGCGCCCAAATGCCACAGGCACGCAGCATCTTTATTCTGCCTCCATCAAAGGAAGAACTGGACCGCCGCCTGCGCGGCCGTGGGCAGGATGCCGAAGAGGTGATCGCCAAACGTATGGCTCAGGCTGTGGCCGAAATAATGCACTACGCGGAGTACGATTATTTAATTGTGAACGATGATTTTGATTTGGCGCTGTCCGATCTGAAAACCATTATTCGCGCCGAACGTTTACGTTCAAGCCGTCAATTACTGCGGCATGACGCTTTAATCAGCAAACTATTGGCAGACTGAAAGCAGTTTCAGTATTATGCCCCGTCTTTTCGTCACCTGTGGAGTAGCACAAATATGGCACGTGTAACTGTTCAAGACGCTGTAGAAAAAATTGGTAACCGTTTTGACCTGGTGTTGGTCGCTGCTCGTCGGGCGCGTCAAATCCAGACCGGCGGCAAAGATGCATTGGTTCCAGAAGAGAACGATAAGTGCACCGTTATCGCGCTGCGTGAAATCGAAGAAGGCTTGATCACCAGACAGATCCTTGATGTGCGTGAGCGTCAGGAGCAGCAAGAGCAGGAATCCGCTGAAATTCAGGCTGTTACCGCAATTGCTGAAGGCCGTCGTTAATTAGACTGCGAGTCTGTCTTGTATCTGTTTGAAAGCCTAAAACTACTGACTCAATGTTACCTGCCTGAGGAGCAGATTAAGTGCCTCAAACAGGCCTACCTCGTTGCACGTGATGCTCACGAGGGACAGACACGTTCCAGCGGTGAGCCTTACATTACTCACCCGGTTGCTGTGGCTTGTATTCTGGCGGAGATGCGTCTTGATCATGAGACGCTAATGGCCGCCCTGCTGCATGATGTCATCGAAGACACCCCAGCCACCTACCA includes:
- the gmk gene encoding guanylate kinase; translated protein: MAQGTLYIVSAPSGAGKSSLIQALLKTQPLYDTQVSVSHTTRASRLGEHYGEHYFFVSKDEFRQMIEQDAFLEYAEVFGNYYGTSRATIKQVLSTGVDVFLDIDWQGAQKIRAQMPQARSIFILPPSKEELDRRLRGRGQDAEEVIAKRMAQAVAEIMHYAEYDYLIVNDDFDLALSDLKTIIRAERLRSSRQLLRHDALISKLLAD
- the rpoZ gene encoding DNA-directed RNA polymerase subunit omega, encoding MARVTVQDAVEKIGNRFDLVLVAARRARQIQTGGKDALVPEENDKCTVIALREIEEGLITRQILDVRERQEQQEQESAEIQAVTAIAEGRR